In Ailuropoda melanoleuca isolate Jingjing unplaced genomic scaffold, ASM200744v2 unplaced-scaffold68147, whole genome shotgun sequence, the genomic window GTGAACTTTTTCCATGCCGGCCAGTCGTCTTGGTCAAAGGGGTCTTCGATGGAAACCACTGGgtaatttttgacaaaattctTGTAGAGATCAGCCAGCTGATCGGGGCTGATGTATCGGGTAGGATCATCAGGGGACTTGAAGTCCAGGTCATACTTCCCATCGCGATAGAATTCCGAAGCAGCCACATCCATCCCAATGACAATCTTGTCCGTGTACCCAGCCTTGCTGATGGCAGTCTTCAGCAGCTCCAGGGCTTCCTTGTTCTCCAGAATGTTGGGGGCAAAGCCACCTTCATCACCCACGTTGGTGGCATCCTTGCCATACTTCTCCTTGATGACATTCTTCAGGTTGTGGTACACTTCTGCGCCAATGCGCATGGCTTGACTGAAGTTCTCTGCCCCGACAGGAAGAATCATAAACTCTTGCATTGCCAGCTTGTTCCCCGCATGAGACCCACCGTTGATCACGTTGAAAGCAGGGACCGGCAAAATAACTTCTTTGTTCCCAGCAAGATCGGCAATATGACGATATAAAGGGACACCTTTCTCCGCAGCACCAGCTTTGCACACGGCAAGGGAGACTCCCAGAATGGCATTTGCACCAAATTTAGACTTGTTCTCCGATCCATCCATTTCAAGCATCAGCTTGTCGATCTTTTCTTGCTCCACAACACTTACGTTCTTGTTAACCAGCGCAGGTGCAATGGTTTTATTCACATGCTCAACAGCCTTTGAGACACCTTTCCCCAGGAAGCGTGTCTTGTCGTTGTCACGAAGCTCCAGGGCTTCATAGATACCAGTCGATGCTC contains:
- the LOC117800325 gene encoding alpha-enolase translates to MSILKMHAREIFDSRGNPTVEVDLYTSKGLFRAAVPSGASTGIYEALELRDNDKTRFLGKGVSKAVEHVNKTIAPALVNKNVSVVEQEKIDKLMLEMDGSENKSKFGANAILGVSLAVCKAGAAEKGVPLYRHIADLAGNKEVILPVPAFNVINGGSHAGNKLAMQEFMILPVGAENFSQAMRIGAEVYHNLKNVIKEKYGKDATNVGDEGGFAPNILENKEALELLKTAISKAGYTDKIVIGMDVAASEFYRDGKYDLDFKSPDDPTRYISPDQLADLYKNFVKNYPVVSIEDPFDQDDWPAWKKFTAEAGIQVVGDDLTVTNPKRIAKAVQEKSCNCLLLKVNQIGSVTESLQACKLAQSNGWGVMVSHRSGETEDTFIADLVVGLCTGQIKTGAPCRSERLAKYNQLLRIEEELGSKARFAGRNFRNPRIN